The following proteins come from a genomic window of Henningerozyma blattae CBS 6284 chromosome 4, complete genome:
- the MGL2 gene encoding putative carboxylic ester hydrolase (similar to Saccharomyces cerevisiae YMR210W) codes for MRFIDRFTTLAVKQTYSSTPLTFIEPKAIHNTSNNIDAISLQSLIDKHSPELSNDAKSSLHPWLVNGHLQTIYASYNSFVDRDIVSYKRFIIDYPDHGQGALDFAVSPFNDHQQDTNEEVYIPETQTDFSLPTEFDYSFIHPDTVKPSDDSKPMLIVLHGLTGGSAESYVRAIIKSITSSQFGFEACVLNSRGCCNSSITTPKLYNGGWTNDIRFAVKKLRELYPNRPFYMIGFSLGASMLANYLGEESSKSDIKCAVVMGNPWNLSRSSYYINNTPVGKWAYSPALGNNLVDLTKKHLPVLRTNIEFQDSFKDEKLNSIKTVIEFDDTYTGPLFGYKDAQDYYNDSSSYKRIATIRTPLLAINAMDDPIVGSDSLPDDLIKQNPFVILDKTSIGGHIAWFKNSSGERWYAEPICKFFKAFNDEITMKGLIPNPEVINSLPKANVKHVRTTDLNKKENESMLKPLAI; via the coding sequence ATGCGTTTCATAGATAGGTTCACCACGTTAGCTGTAAAACAAACATACTCTTCTACTCCATTAACATTTATTGAACCCAAGGCAATACATAAcacttcaaataatatagatGCTATTAGTTTACAAAGCTTAATAGATAAACATTCTCCAGAATTATCCAACGATGCAAAGAGTTCATTACATCCTTGGCTAGTAAATGGCCATTTGCAAACGATATATGCTTCGTATAATTCATTTGTTGATAGAGATATAGTTTCATACAAAAGATTCATTATAGATTATCCTGATCATGGACAGGGTGCTTTAGATTTTGCAGTTTCTCCCTTTAATGATCACCAGCAGGATACTAATGAGGAAGTATATATTCCTGAGACTCAGACAGACTTCTCGCTACCAACCGAATTTGATTACTCATTTATTCATCCTGATACAGTGAAGCCTTCAGATGACAGTAAGCCAATGCTTATAGTTTTGCATGGATTGACAGGTGGTTCTGCAGAAAGTTATGTGAGAgctattattaaatcaataacCTCATCCCAATTTGGGTTTGAAGCTTgtgttttaaattcaagAGGTTGTTGTAATTCTTCCATTACTACACCAAAACTTTATAATGGTGGCTGGACTAATGATATTAGATTTGCTGTAAAGAAACTAAGAGAGTTATACCCCAATAGACCCTTTTATATGATTGGGTTCTCCTTGGGTGCATCAATGCTAGCAAACTATTTAGGTGAAGAATCATCAAAATCAGATATCAAATGTGCTGTAGTCATGGGCAATCCTTGGAATCTATCGAGATCCtcatattatataaataataccCCAGTGGGGAAATGGGCTTATTCACCTGCCCTGGGGAATAATTTAGTCGATTTGacaaaaaaacatttaCCAGTATTAAGGACgaatattgaatttcaagattcatttaaagatgaaaaattgaattcaaTCAAAACtgttattgaatttgatgataCTTATACAGGCCCTCTCTTTGGTTATAAAGATGCTCAAGACTATTATAACGATTCTTCTTCATACAAGAGGATTGCTACTATAAGAACTCCTCTATTGGCCATCAATGCAATGGATGATCCAATCGTAGGTTCTGATTCACTTCCagatgatttaattaaacaaaacCCATTCGTTATATTAGATAAAACTTCAATCGGTGGTCATATAGCTTGGTTTAAAAATAGTTCCGGCGAAAGATGGTATGCTGAGCCAATATGTAAGTTTTTCAAGGCATTTAATGATGAGATTACAATGAAAGGCCTAATTCCAAATCCTGAAGTAATCAATTCATTACCAAAAGCAAATGTTAAACATGTAAGAACAACCGacttaaataaaaaagagaaTGAATCAATGCTCAAACCTCTTGCTATAtag
- the TBLA0D01160 gene encoding MFS transporter (similar to Saccharomyces cerevisiae TPO4 (YOR273C); ancestral locus Anc_8.723), translated as MTSVKEEDYNSTVGSTFSSKSNHIHHRASNGNFSTGTQEVSDDDDTPIDPQTLDWDGPADMDNPHNWSTLKKWSCTMIAAILCLVVTMGSSLYVTGVPEMVLQYHYSQTLALAGLTFYLFGLSTTMGAPLSEVFGRKPVYVISLPLSMLFAMGVALSGGKQRIILPLRFFSGVFASPALSVAGGTIMDVFDIDEVSVSMTFFCLAPFLGPVISPVMASFATEKKGWRWATYIQLIAGGVIMPFLILMPETHKGVILRKRAKKRGLNLKKLSKEDQKIFAKMTLKITLTRPLHMLVVEPIVLVFSIYVAFIFAVLFAFFEAYPVIYRGVYHMSIGISGLPFLGIGIGLWLGSAFYLFIDRKYLFPAPPKGTPPLANSTSLRTTPYRGKRNAETGELVPILPEDLLLACKFGAVALPVALFWQAWTARADVHWMAPIAAGVPFGFGLILIFFSVIMYFSTCYPPIYMASAMAANNMLRYVTSSVFPLFTIQMYQNMKIQWASTLFALICCVLLPVAWIFEKWGPRLRTTSEFGWAAFMKQQAEEKAKLEAEKNENHLTSNTDIDQTTIEENKDIEDDVHDIKTSGGIDISTLQSLTREITRHSMKQEHEMLERAHTNVSGPAPAEIYTNMENDSESSSNIIPTV; from the coding sequence ATGACTTCTGTTAAGGAAGAAGATTATAACTCTACAGTGGGCTCCACGTTCAGTTCCAAATCAAATCACATCCATCATCGTGCTTCTAATGGTAATTTCTCCACTGGCACACAAGAGGTGtcagatgatgatgacaCTCCAATAGATCCTCAGACTTTGGATTGGGATGGTCCAGCAGATATGGATAATCCACATAATTGGTCTACTCTCAAGAAATGGAGTTGTACCATGATTGCTGCTATCTTATGTTTAGTTGTAACAATGGGTTCCTCATTATATGTGACAGGTGTGCCTGAGATGGttcttcaatatcattataGTCAAACGTTAGCATTAGCTGGGTTAACTTTCTATTTATTTGGTCTTTCTACTACCATGGGTGCCCCTCTAAGTGAAGTGTTTGGTAGAAAGCCAGTCTATGTTATCTCTTTGCCATTATCAATGTTATTCGCAATGGGTGTCGCATTGTCAGGAGGGAAACAAAGAATCATCTTACCTTTAAGATTCTTCTCAGGGGTATTTGCCTCTCCCGCATTATCTGTTGCTGGTGGTACTATCATGGATGTTTTTGATATTGACGAAGTCTCTGTGTCTATGACATTTTTCTGTTTAGCACCTTTCTTGGGACCTGTCATTAGTCCCGTCATGGCTTCATTCGCTACTGAGAAGAAAGGTTGGAGATGGGCCActtatattcaattaattgcTGGTGGTGTCATTATgccatttttaattctaatgcCAGAAACTCATAAAGGCGTTATCCTAAGGAAACGTGCCAAGAAGAGAGgtttgaatttaaagaaattatcaaaagaaGATCAAAAGATTTTTGCCAAGATGACTTTAAAGATTACTTTAACAAGACCTTTACATATGTTAGTCGTTGAACCAATTGTTTTAGTCTTCAGCATCTATGTTGCCTTCATCTTTGCTGTGCTATTTGCCTTTTTTGAGGCTTACCCAGTTATTTACCGTGGTGTATATCATATGAGTATTGGTATTTCAGGGTTACCATTTTTGGGTATTGGTATTGGGTTATGGTTAGGTTCTGCATTCTATCTATTCATTGATcgtaaatatttattccCTGCACCTCCAAAGGGTACTCCACCTTTGGCTAATTCAACTTCTTTAAGAACCACCCCTTATAGAGGTAAGAGAAATGCTGAAACCGGTGAATTGGTTCCAATCTTACcagaagatttattattagcttGTAAGTTTGGTGCTGTTGCATTACCAGTTGCCTTATTTTGGCAAGCATGGACTGCCAGAGCTGATGTTCATTGGATGGCTCCAATCGCAGCTGGTGTTCCATTTGGATTTGGGctaattttgatttttttctcaGTCATCATGTATTTCTCCACTTGTTATCCACCTATTTACATGGCATCAGCTATGGCTGCTAATAATATGTTAAGATATGTGACAAGTAGTGTCTTTCCATTATTTACCATTCAAATGtatcaaaatatgaaaattcAATGGGCAAGTACATTATTTGCCTTGATTTGTTGTGTTCTATTACCTGTTGCATggatttttgaaaaatgggGACCAAGGTTAAGAACCACATCTGAATTTGGTTGGGCTGCCTTCATGAAACAACAAGCTGAAGAAAAGGCTAAACTTGAAgctgaaaaaaatgaaaatcaCTTAACCTCTAATACTGATATTGATCAAACtacaattgaagaaaacaAGGACATTGAAGATGACGTACatgatattaaaacttCGGGTGGTATTGATATTTCCACTTTACAATCGTTAACAAGAGAAATAACACGCCATTCCATGAAACAAGAACATGAAATGTTGGAAAGAGCACACACAAATGTGTCTGGACCAGCACCTGCCGAGATATATACAAATATGGAGAATGATTCTGAAAGTTCTTCCAATATCATTCCCACCGTATGA
- the FSF1 gene encoding Fsf1p (similar to Saccharomyces cerevisiae YOR271C; ancestral locus Anc_8.720): MASSVPGPISLPESRFDLSTYWGRVRHCAEISDPRMLLTTNEDLQKAYKVVSSYKNGLIKETTQEFWKSKKVLDSTVHPDTGDKVFLPFRMSCNVLSNLVVTAGMLTPGLGTAGTLFWQWANQSLNVAINSANANKSDPLTTRQLIENYTVAVSASCGVAVGLNKLVPKLRGISPHTKLILSRLVPFAAVVTAGVVNVFLMRGNEIRNGISVYDKESGEEIGKSQRAAFKAVGQTALSRVINATPVMVIPPLILVKLQSGILKGKSMKIQNLANLGLVGSTLFVALPFAIGVFPQRQSMRRDQLEEHLQRRALSETVYFNRGI, from the coding sequence ATGGCATCATCAGTTCCTGGACCAATTAGTTTACCCGAATCAAGATTTGATTTAAGCACTTATTGGGGACGAGTTCGTCATTGTGCTGAGATTTCAGATCCACGAATGTTATTGACTACTAATGAAGACTTACAAAAGGCTTATAAGGTTGTCAGTTCATATAAGAATGGACTAATCAAAGAGACTACTCAAGAGTTTTGGAAATCGAAAAAAGTCTTGGATTCTACCGTTCATCCTGATACGGGTGATAAAGTTTTCTTACCCTTTAGAATGTCATGTAATGTTCTTTCTAATTTGGTTGTTACTGCTGGTATGTTAACACCTGGTTTAGGTACTGCGGGGACATTATTTTGGCAATGGGCTAATCAATCCTTAAATGTAGCTATCAATTCTGCCAATGCTAATAAATCCGATCCATTAACTACAAGACAATTGATTGAGAATTATACTGTTGCAGTGAGTGCGTCATGTGGTGTTGCAGTGGgattgaataaattagtACCTAAATTAAGGGGTATTTCACCACATACAAAATTGATTCTAAGTAGATTAGTTCCATTTGCTGCCGTTGTTACAGCTGGTGTTGTGAATGTGTTTTTAATGAGAGGTAATGAAATTCGTAATGGGATCAGTGTATATGATAAGGAAAGTGGTGAAGAAATTGGTAAATCTCAAAGAGCTGCATTTAAAGCTGTTGGGCAAACAGCGTTGAGTCGAGTGATTAATGCTACTCCAGTGATGGTTATTCCACCTTTAATATTGGTTAAATTGCAAAGTGGTATTTTGAAGGGTAAATCAATGAAGATTCAAAACTTAGCTAATTTAGGGTTAGTTGGTAGTACATTATTTGTTGCGTTACCTTTTGCCATTGGAGTTTTTCCACAACGCCAAAGCATGAGAAGAGATCAATTGGAGGAACATTTACAACGTCGTGCATTAAGTGAAACTGTATACTTCAATCGTGGTATATAA
- the ERG12 gene encoding mevalonate kinase (similar to Saccharomyces cerevisiae ERG12 (YMR208W); ancestral locus Anc_8.719) has product MPLPILTSAPGKVILFGEHAAVYGEPAIAAAVSSLRTYLLVSNANDPNIIQLDFLDIKLTHQWECNDFSTIPTIQPSTKELDSTLLKSIDPLLSSFKSNPLHHQAALTFLYLFFSLIPNLKGLKFSVRSTLPVGAGLGSSASICVSLSTALLHLAKLISIPLNKAQLKLINDWAFIGEKCMHGNPSGIDNTVATYGNSILLNSQSHEIIDIDLPILLTYTKIPRSTKQLVSNVRHMYNSHHAIVSKILSSIGHITLESKDLLLADASDIDSLGELININQHLLQSINVSHPMIEKIIKLTNQFQIGYTKLTGAGGGGCTLTLLKKDVDRKDVDRFINILKKDYNFDVFETNLGGFGTGVLELDNKNKELDDRVKQCFEIKSLASREQLDQILLPLCNNTTLN; this is encoded by the coding sequence ATGCCATTACCTATCCTAACCTCAGCTCCAGGGAAAGTCATCCTTTTTGGCGAACATGCCGCTGTGTATGGAGAACCTGCCATCGCTGCAGCAGTTTCGTCTTTAAGAACTTATTTACTAGTTTCAAACGCCAATGATCCAAACATCATTCAATTGGATTTCCtagatataaaattaacTCATCAATGGGAATGTAATGATTTCTCAACAATCCCCACCATTCAACCTTCCACCAAAGAATTGGATTCAActcttttaaaatcaatCGATCCTTTATTATCCTCATTCAAATCTAATCCTTTACATCATCAAGCCGCCTTAACTTTTctctatttatttttttccttaattccaaatttaaaaggTTTAAAATTCTCTGTAAGATCCACTCTCCCCGTGGGTGCTGGTTTAGGTTCTTCGGCCTCTATCTGTGTTTCTCTTTCCACTGCTTTATTACATCTGGCTAAGTTGATTTCTATCCCCCTAAATAAAGcacaattgaaattaatcaatGATTGGGCTTTCATTGGTGAAAAATGCATGCATGGTAACCCTTCAGGGATAGACAATACCGTGGCTACTTATGGTAATTCCATTCTATTGAATTCACAATCACATGAAATTATAGATATAGATTTGCCTATCTTATTAACATATACAAAGATCCCAAGATCTACAAAACAACTGGTTTCTAACGTAAGACACATGTACAACTCTCATCATGCTATTGTCTCCAAGATTTTATCCTCAATAGGCCACATCACTCTTGAATCCAAAGATTTATTACTTGCAGACGCATCAGACATAGATTCTTTGGGTgaattgattaatattaatcaaCATCTATTACAAAGCATAAATGTCTCTCATCCAatgattgaaaaaattataaaattaacaaatCAATTCCAAATTGGTTATACTAAATTAACAGGTGCAGGTGGTGGTGGTTGTACTCTAAcacttttgaaaaaagatgTAGACCGTAAAGATGTAGACCGGTTCATTAATATCTTGAAGAAagattataattttgatgtATTTGAAACGAACTTGGGTGGTTTTGGTACAGGTGTATTGGAAttggataataaaaataaagaactGGATGATAGAGTCAAACaatgttttgaaattaaatctttGGCATCAAGGGAACAATTGGATCAAATTTTGCTACCATTATGTAATAATACAACTTTGAATTAA
- the PAC1 gene encoding Pac1p (similar to Saccharomyces cerevisiae PAC1 (YOR269W); ancestral locus Anc_8.717), with amino-acid sequence MITDDDEHVLAYLRTRLGESRDAELLLADLAGRLAVASDSGSDTKDVASGNTNGTKENDTNTSTNNSLLQPLRLSKIGLVPVGDTGCTSVAIMDGLPLAVIGTTGGRLVTCELKAGSGPGAVVSSVRGHVGAVSAITPWTQGVVSAGRDGQIRVWRWRNGQDLSTGESNGGPGLHLVRSWVAHVSGVSDLSQDAAATKDSSRRLLASCSRDGTVKIWDPEERTATLVATLTPHGLQVWIRSVVLHGSCLVTGGHDGRVILVYWTKTGQTVQLSSVQAHQTPVESVTLSLHAHTNMPRLGFEHIVSTGRDNTAVLWKIGTPRFKPGTNEPLPSISSSQRTFTRLSTLKGHGSWVRKAYVLSHSINPSSLSIITCSDDGSIRLWDTSLIQARQLMVWDNIHSNCFINAFDIDEIQKCFITIAADGNAALFSIR; translated from the coding sequence atgatCACTGATGACGACGAGCACGTGCTTGCGTATTTGCGTACGCGGCTAGGCGAGTCACGTGACGCAGAATTGTTACTAGCCGATCTGGCTGGGCGGCTAGCCGTTGCAAGTGACAGTGGTAGTGACACAAAAGATGTTGCCAGTGGAAATACCAATGgtacaaaagaaaatgacACAAACACAAGCACAAACAATTCACTTTTACAACCTCTACGATTAAGTAAAATAGGGTTAGTACCAGTAGGTGATACTGGCTGTACTTCTGTGGCTATTATGGATGGCTTACCATTGGCTGTAATTGGTACTACTGGTGGCCGACTAGTTACTTGTGAACTTAAAGCTGGAAGCGGTCCAGGGGCAGTGGTTAGTAGTGTACGTGGCCATGTGGGTGCTGTTTCAGCAATAACACCTTGGACTCAAGGTGTGGTTAGTGCTGGTCGTGATGGCCAAATTAGAGTTTGGCGATGGCGTAATGGCCAAGATTTATCAACTGGCGAAAGTAACGGAGGCCCCGGTTTACATCTCGTACGGTCTTGGGTTGCACATGTATCTGGGGTTTCCGATCTTTCACAAGATGCGGCAGCTACTAAAGATTCGTCTCGGCGGTTACTTGCGTCTTGTTCACGAGATGGTACTGTCAAAATATGGGATCCCGAGGAACGTACAGCCACACTTGTAGCCACACTAACACCCCATGGTCTACAAGTTTGGATTAGAAGTGTTGTATTACATGGATCATGTCTTGTGACAGGGGGTCATGATGGTCGTGTCATTTTAGTCTATTGGACTAAAACTGGTCAAACTGTACAATTGTCTAGTGTACAAGCACATCAAACACCCGTAGAGAGTGTCACATTATCATTACATGCACATACGAATATGCCTCGATTAGGGTTCGAACATATCGTTTCTACAGGAAGAGATAACACTGCTGTGCTTTGGAAAATAGGGACTCCAAGGTTTAAACCAGGAACTAATGAACCACTGCCGTCTATCAGCTCATCTCAGCGTACGTTCACAAGATTATCTACTCTCAAGGGCCATGGTTCATGGGTTCGTAAGGCATATGTATTATCTCATTCCATCAATCCATCATCTTTATCCATCATCACTTGTAGTGATGATGGTAGTATACGTCTATGGGACACTTCCCTCATTCAAGCTCGACAATTGATGGTTTGGGATAACATCCATTCAAATTGTTTTATAAATGCATTCGATATAgatgaaattcaaaaatgttTCATCACTATAGCGGCAGACGGTAATGCTGCCCTATTCTCTATAcgataa
- the TBLA0D01200 gene encoding uncharacterized protein (similar to Saccharomyces cerevisiae HRK1 (YOR267C); ancestral locus Anc_8.716), with the protein MTLLSRRSFLNNNNTTTNESSKAKFLSFMGKKHASTSNIHNLGSKDPLHDSSKDFSFLNHGSFTTNTNSLNHNSNSNSTNSINNIPGTSVGSSTDSLQSLQYNSNIHTNATTNTTTTNTNSMADLKKFFIPRNTNAKNDPCHEHSAIPPSRDSSLSLSQYMNIYHDDTILFQKYGKLGKLLGEGAGGSVKIIERPTDHKLFAVKKFKTRKQNESIKVYSKKCTSEYLMGSILHHQNIITTLDIFADSKQSNYYLVMEYCPIDFFSVVMSGKLSRGEINCYFKQLNNGVIYLHSKGIAHRDLKLDNCVMTENGIIKIIDFGSSLVFKYPDSNHINFTYGIVGSDPYLPPEVLVSNKLNQYDPRLVDIWSIGIIYCCMMLKRFPWKIPDREKDKNFNLFSMQDDFNHDYVQSAKNHELLIQMRKQGKSDQYIKEQQQIMLNNNKPIPNPNAVTLENEKPSTIHGPYRLLRLLPHASRPIISKILSIDPSKRATFDDIIHDQWFQNIQCCNEVSSNSNANTNTNNAIQNDNIVVKRVSGHHHTIVKDNEKNGKQIIYKV; encoded by the coding sequence ATGACGTTACTCTCTCGTCGTTCGTTTttaaacaacaacaataccACCACCAATGAGTCTTCGAAAGCCAAGTTTCTTTCATTTATGGGTAAAAAGCATGCTTCCACTTCAAATATACATAATTTGGGGTCCAAAGACCCCCTGCATGACTCATCGAAAGATTTCTCATTCCTAAACCACGGCTCATTCACCACTAATACCAATAGTCTCAATCATAATAGCAACAGCAATAGCaccaattcaattaataatattccagGCACATCCGTCGGTAGTAGTACCGATTCCTTACAATCATTACAATACAATAGCAATATTCATACTAATGCAACCACTAATACCACTACAACTAATACAAATTCCATGGcggatttgaaaaaattctttatacCAAGAAATACAAATGCCAAGAATGATCCATGTCATGAACATTCGGCCATCCCTCCATCCCGAGATTCTTCACTTTCATTATCACAATACATGAACATTTATCATGATGATACCATTTTGTTCCAAAAATATGGGAAATTGGGGAAACTCTTGGGTGAAGGTGCAGGTGGTTCAGTGAAAATCATTGAAAGACCAACAGATCATAAATTGTTTGCCGtcaagaaatttaaaacaagaaaacaaaatgaATCTATCAAAGTTTATTCGAAAAAATGTACTTCTGAATACTTGATGGGATctattcttcatcatcaaaatattataaccACATTAGATATTTTTGCAGATTCCAAACAatccaattattatttggtgaTGGAATATTGTCCCATTGATTTTTTCAGTGTGGTGATGTCCGGGAAACTGTCACGTGGTGAGATTAATTgttattttaaacaattaaataatggtGTCATTTATCTACATTCCAAAGGTATAGCTCATAGAGATTTGAAATTGGATAATTGTGTCATGACCGAAAATggtattatcaaaattatcgATTTTGGGTCCTCTTTAGTTTTCAAATATCCAGATTCTAATCATATCAATTTTACTTATGGTATAGTTGGATCGGATCCTTATTTACCACCTGAAGTTCTTGTTTCcaataaattaaatcaatatgATCCTAGATTAGTAGATATTTGGTCCATTGGTATCATTTATTGTTGTATGATGTTGAAACGTTTCCCATGGAAAATACCCGATAGGGAGAAAGATAAGAATTTCAATCTATTCTCCATGCAAGATGATTTTAATCATGACTATGTTCAAAGTGCCAAAAACCATGAATTATTGATTCAAATGAGGAAACAAGGTAAATCTgatcaatatattaaagaacaacaacaaaTCATGTTAAACAACAATAAACCAATTCCAAATCCAAACGCTGTCACTTTGGAGAATGAAAAGCCTTCCACAATCCATGGACCTTATAGATTATTACGTCTATTACCTCATGCTTCAAGACCCATCATCTCCAAGATATTATCCATAGACCCATCAAAAAGAGCAACATTTGATGATATTATCCATGATCAATGGttccaaaatattcaatGTTGTAATGAAGTCAgtagtaatagtaatgccaatactaatactaataatgctatacaaaatgataatatcgTGGTAAAGAGAGTTTCTGGTCATCATCATACAATTGTaaaagataatgaaaaaaatgggaaacaaatcatttataaagtctaa